From Burkholderia sp. WP9, a single genomic window includes:
- a CDS encoding efflux RND transporter permease subunit, with amino-acid sequence MNFSRLFILRPVATSLLMVALVLVGLVAVRFLPVSSLPDVDYPTIQVQTFYPGASPNVMATTVTAPLEVQLGEIPGLQQMVSYSSEGASVITLQFDLSLSLDIAEQNVQQAINAANSFLPTGLPAPPTYAKVNPADQPILTLAVTSKSMSLTQLQDTANNRLATKISEVSGVGLVTTAGGNVPAVRVEADPQKLAAYGLNLDDLRTLLANVNVSQPKGNFDGPELDYTINANDQIVDPQDYLATVIAYQNGAPVYLRDVARVSQAAQDVERGAWYNRTPAIVLNVQRQPGANVIATVNQIMKQLPALESTLPAGLQVTVVANTTGVIRSSVSDAAFELVLAVVLVVLVIFVFLRNVPATIIPSISVPVSLIGTLAVMYQLNYSIDNLSLMALIIATGFVVDDSIVMIENIVRYLEEGKTPLEAALEGAGQIGFTILSLTVSLIAVLIPLLFMGGVIGRLFSEFAITLAVTIVISAVVSLTVVPMLCARLLRAQAQRHPSRFERFSEGLFDKTLAAYERGLRWVLDHQTLTLVVALVTVALTAILYIVIPKGLFPVQDVGVIQGISVADNSVSYTSMVRRQSALADAILKDPDVVSLTSYVGIDGTNPTLNNGRFLINLRPRDDRSASAAEIGRRIQQEVAEVPGIRLYLQPEQDLTLDTSISRNQYNFVLRGPNQQAFNQYVPALIARMKQIPAITDVTSDLNTNGLSVNVEVNRQLAARYGITAATIDNALYDALGQRIVSTIFQQSNQYRVILVAKPETLPTVQSIGNLYLPSQTSSSGQVPLSGIAKISITQSPLMISHLAQFPAVTISFNLAQDASLSAAVAQIRDAERAVNLPPSITSSFQGAAQAFEDSLTSEVYLLIAALVAVYIVLGVLYESYIHPVTILSTLPSAGIGALLALMIAGNDLDVIGIIGIVLLIGIVKKNAIMMVDFALEAERVHGKPAHEAIFEASLLRFRPILMTTLAAMLGALPMLLGTGTGSELRRPLGLAIIGGLMLSQVLTLFTTPVIYLFFDRLAQRVNSRRRAASEGAAAPPENTQ; translated from the coding sequence ATGAACTTCTCCCGCCTGTTCATCCTCCGGCCCGTGGCGACGTCGCTGCTGATGGTCGCGCTCGTGCTCGTCGGCCTGGTCGCGGTGCGCTTCCTGCCGGTTTCCTCGCTGCCCGACGTCGACTATCCGACCATCCAGGTCCAGACCTTCTACCCGGGCGCCAGCCCGAACGTGATGGCGACCACTGTCACGGCGCCGCTCGAAGTGCAGCTCGGCGAGATTCCGGGCTTGCAGCAGATGGTCTCGTACAGTTCGGAAGGCGCGTCGGTAATCACGCTGCAATTCGATCTCTCGCTGAGTCTCGACATTGCCGAACAGAACGTGCAGCAGGCCATCAACGCCGCCAACAGTTTTTTGCCGACCGGGCTGCCCGCGCCGCCCACCTACGCGAAGGTCAACCCGGCCGATCAGCCGATCCTCACGCTCGCGGTCACGTCGAAGTCCATGTCGCTGACGCAGTTGCAGGACACCGCCAACAATCGTCTTGCCACGAAGATCTCCGAAGTCTCCGGCGTCGGTCTCGTCACGACCGCCGGCGGCAACGTGCCGGCCGTGCGCGTCGAAGCGGACCCGCAGAAGCTCGCCGCCTACGGCCTGAATCTCGACGATCTGCGCACCTTGCTCGCCAACGTCAATGTGAGCCAGCCAAAAGGGAATTTCGACGGACCGGAACTCGACTACACGATCAACGCGAACGATCAGATCGTCGACCCGCAAGACTACCTGGCCACCGTGATCGCCTATCAGAACGGCGCGCCGGTGTATCTGCGCGATGTTGCGCGCGTGAGCCAGGCCGCGCAGGACGTCGAGCGTGGAGCGTGGTACAACCGCACGCCGGCCATCGTGCTGAACGTGCAGCGCCAGCCGGGCGCGAACGTGATCGCTACGGTGAACCAGATCATGAAGCAGTTGCCGGCGCTCGAATCGACGCTGCCCGCCGGCCTGCAAGTCACGGTGGTGGCGAACACCACGGGCGTGATCCGCTCGTCGGTCTCGGACGCCGCGTTCGAACTGGTGCTCGCCGTGGTGCTGGTCGTGCTGGTGATTTTCGTGTTCCTGCGCAACGTGCCCGCCACGATCATTCCGAGCATCTCCGTGCCGGTGTCGCTGATCGGCACGCTCGCCGTGATGTACCAGCTCAACTATTCGATCGACAACCTCTCGCTGATGGCGCTGATCATCGCGACCGGTTTCGTCGTCGACGATTCGATCGTGATGATCGAGAACATCGTGCGCTATCTGGAGGAAGGCAAGACGCCGCTCGAAGCCGCGCTCGAAGGCGCCGGACAGATCGGCTTCACGATTCTCTCGCTGACGGTCTCGCTGATCGCGGTGCTGATCCCGCTGCTGTTCATGGGCGGCGTGATCGGCCGGCTGTTCAGCGAATTCGCGATCACACTGGCGGTGACGATCGTGATTTCGGCGGTGGTCTCGCTGACCGTCGTGCCGATGCTATGCGCGCGCCTCCTGCGCGCGCAGGCGCAGCGCCACCCAAGCCGCTTCGAGCGGTTCAGCGAAGGCCTATTCGACAAGACGCTCGCGGCGTACGAACGCGGCCTGCGCTGGGTGCTCGATCACCAGACGCTCACGCTGGTGGTCGCACTCGTCACCGTCGCGCTCACTGCGATCCTGTACATCGTGATTCCGAAGGGCCTGTTCCCGGTGCAGGACGTGGGCGTGATCCAGGGCATCAGCGTGGCCGACAACTCGGTGTCGTACACGTCGATGGTCCGGCGTCAGAGCGCTCTCGCCGATGCGATCCTGAAGGACCCCGACGTGGTGTCGCTCACCTCCTATGTCGGCATCGACGGGACCAATCCGACGCTCAACAACGGCCGCTTCCTGATCAATCTGCGCCCGCGCGACGACCGCTCCGCGAGCGCCGCGGAAATCGGCCGCCGGATCCAGCAGGAAGTCGCCGAGGTGCCCGGCATTCGGCTGTATCTGCAACCGGAACAGGACCTGACGCTCGACACCTCGATCTCGCGCAACCAGTACAACTTCGTGCTGCGCGGGCCGAACCAGCAGGCCTTCAATCAGTACGTGCCCGCGCTGATCGCGCGCATGAAGCAGATTCCCGCGATCACGGACGTCACGAGCGACCTGAACACCAACGGTCTGAGCGTGAACGTCGAAGTGAACCGGCAACTCGCCGCGCGCTATGGCATCACCGCGGCCACGATCGACAACGCACTGTACGACGCGCTCGGCCAGCGCATCGTCTCGACCATCTTTCAGCAGTCCAACCAATATCGCGTGATTCTCGTGGCGAAGCCCGAAACGCTGCCCACCGTGCAGTCGATCGGCAACCTGTATCTGCCGAGCCAGACGAGCAGCAGCGGCCAGGTGCCGCTGTCGGGCATCGCGAAGATCAGCATCACGCAATCGCCGCTGATGATCAGCCATCTCGCCCAGTTCCCGGCGGTGACGATCTCGTTCAACCTCGCGCAGGACGCGTCGCTGAGCGCCGCGGTCGCGCAGATCCGCGACGCCGAGCGCGCGGTGAACCTGCCGCCGTCGATCACGTCGTCTTTTCAGGGCGCGGCGCAGGCATTCGAAGATTCCCTCACGAGCGAGGTGTATCTGCTGATCGCCGCGCTCGTCGCCGTGTATATCGTGCTCGGCGTGCTGTACGAAAGCTATATCCACCCGGTGACGATTCTCTCGACGCTGCCGTCGGCCGGCATCGGCGCCCTGCTCGCGTTGATGATCGCGGGCAACGATCTCGACGTGATCGGCATCATCGGGATCGTGCTGCTGATCGGCATCGTCAAGAAGAACGCGATCATGATGGTGGACTTCGCGCTCGAAGCGGAGCGCGTGCATGGCAAGCCGGCGCATGAAGCGATTTTCGAAGCGTCGCTGCTGCGCTTCCGGCCGATCCTGATGACCACGCTCGCGGCCATGCTCGGCGCGCTGCCCATGCTGCTCGGCACCGGCACCGGCTCCGAACTGCGCCGGCCGCTCGGCCTCGCGATCATCGGTGGGCTCATGCTCAGCCAGGTGCTGACGCTGTTCACGACGCCGGTGATCTATCTGTTCTTCGACCGCCTCGCGCAGCGCGTGAACAGCCGGCGCCGCGCGGCCAGCGAAGGCGCGGCCGCGCCGCCGGAGAATACGCAGTGA
- a CDS encoding efflux transporter outer membrane subunit yields MMKTISPTRLAGALLALSTVLTGGCMVGPDYHRPPVATPAAWKELPGWTEAQPAAERPKGDWWTAFNDPLINELEPLVSVSNQTVRQSYANYQQALAEVRLARSALFPTIGITGSATRERSSTGNLSSSLLGRAGASSFQRINNAGSLEANASWAPDLWGLVRRNIEESAATAQASQATLANATLSEQIALANAVIDLRVTDVNIDLLKHTVEAFEQSLRVVAEQDRAGTVPPSDLVSAQTQLESAQSSLIALGVARAQYVHAIAVLVGRNPEELDVPTNTTLPTLPSIPVSVPSTLLERRPDIAAAERQMAAQNAAIGVAVAAYYPTISLSALDGFTQSPLNGLLHIANYVWSLGGQASETLFDGGQRSAQVDAAKASYDAALANYRGTVLTAFQGVENDLAGLRILAQQAEVLERAVRDATRGTEIARNEYQAGTVDFTTVATAQATQLNLQQTALNVQQTRLLDAASLIGDLGGGWSDSELADPRKPGQQQVSH; encoded by the coding sequence ATGATGAAGACGATCTCCCCCACCAGACTCGCCGGCGCATTACTGGCGTTATCGACCGTGTTGACGGGCGGCTGCATGGTCGGCCCGGATTACCATCGGCCGCCCGTCGCGACGCCCGCCGCGTGGAAAGAACTGCCCGGCTGGACCGAGGCGCAGCCTGCCGCCGAACGCCCGAAGGGAGACTGGTGGACCGCCTTCAACGACCCGCTCATCAACGAACTCGAACCGCTCGTGTCGGTGTCGAACCAGACCGTGCGCCAGAGCTATGCGAACTACCAGCAGGCGCTGGCCGAAGTGCGGCTCGCGCGCAGCGCCCTGTTCCCCACCATCGGCATTACCGGATCCGCGACCCGCGAACGTTCTTCGACGGGCAATCTGAGCAGCAGTCTGCTGGGCCGAGCGGGCGCGAGCAGCTTCCAGCGCATCAACAACGCCGGCTCGCTCGAAGCCAACGCGAGTTGGGCGCCCGACCTATGGGGCCTCGTGCGCCGCAATATCGAGGAAAGCGCCGCGACCGCGCAGGCAAGCCAGGCAACGCTCGCCAACGCGACACTTTCCGAACAGATCGCGCTCGCCAACGCGGTGATCGATCTGCGCGTGACGGATGTCAATATCGACTTGCTCAAGCACACCGTCGAGGCGTTCGAGCAATCGTTGCGCGTGGTCGCGGAGCAGGACAGGGCCGGCACCGTGCCGCCCTCCGATCTGGTGAGCGCGCAAACGCAACTGGAGTCGGCCCAATCGAGTCTGATTGCGCTGGGTGTCGCGCGCGCTCAATACGTTCATGCGATCGCCGTGCTGGTCGGCAGGAATCCGGAAGAACTGGACGTGCCCACGAACACCACGCTGCCGACGCTGCCGTCCATTCCGGTCAGCGTGCCATCCACGCTCCTGGAGCGCCGGCCCGACATTGCCGCCGCCGAGCGGCAAATGGCGGCACAGAACGCCGCGATCGGGGTGGCCGTCGCCGCCTATTACCCGACGATTTCGCTATCCGCGCTGGATGGTTTCACGCAGTCGCCGTTGAACGGCCTGCTGCATATCGCCAACTATGTCTGGTCGTTGGGCGGCCAGGCGAGCGAGACGCTGTTCGACGGTGGGCAACGCAGCGCGCAGGTCGACGCGGCCAAAGCGTCTTACGACGCGGCGCTGGCCAATTATCGCGGCACGGTGTTGACGGCGTTCCAGGGCGTGGAGAACGACCTCGCCGGCTTGCGTATCCTCGCGCAGCAAGCCGAGGTGCTGGAGCGCGCGGTACGCGACGCGACGCGCGGCACCGAGATCGCGCGCAATGAATACCAGGCGGGCACGGTGGACTTTACAACCGTCGCGACCGCGCAGGCCACGCAGTTGAACCTTCAGCAGACCGCATTGAACGTGCAGCAAACACGGCTGCTCGACGCGGCGTCGTTGATCGGCGATCTGGGCGGCGGATGGTCCGACAGTGAGCTTGCCGACCCTCGGAAACCGGGACAACAGCAGGTGTCGCACTAG
- a CDS encoding DUF294 nucleotidyltransferase-like domain-containing protein, with protein sequence MDDSATSGPDAVFDPQTVAGRALAHDLRHAHRSIADANDAASLQLAAATVRRLVHCAVGEAAPAPLTGLFSTLNDQITRRAIELTCAGTRMQEARWCWIALGSEGRQEQTLSSDQDNGIIFAGSGGATALRKQLLPLALRINEALDACGFPLCTGQIMASNPQWCLDLHEWRERFATWISEGDPQALLNASIFFDLRPLYGAFDLAEALADWLEEIAPDNPRFLYQMTENALRRKAPLGVVRDFVVEKGGEFAGTLDLKLHAATLFVDAARIYGLALGARTSNTADRFRRAGEAQRLDQRDVDSWIQAFYFIQKLRLENQQRCYERGLPMHNHVNPDELGPLTRHALLDTLRQARALQKRLALDYLDTGRGL encoded by the coding sequence ATGGATGATTCCGCCACCTCCGGGCCCGATGCTGTTTTCGACCCGCAAACCGTCGCGGGTCGCGCGCTCGCGCACGACCTGCGACACGCTCATCGCAGCATAGCCGACGCGAACGATGCCGCGTCTTTGCAACTGGCCGCTGCGACGGTGCGCAGGCTCGTGCATTGCGCGGTGGGCGAGGCGGCTCCGGCACCGCTCACCGGACTTTTCTCCACGCTGAACGACCAGATCACGCGCCGCGCAATCGAGTTGACCTGCGCCGGGACACGCATGCAGGAAGCGCGCTGGTGCTGGATCGCGCTGGGCAGCGAAGGGCGTCAGGAACAGACGCTGTCGAGCGACCAGGACAACGGCATCATTTTCGCTGGCAGCGGTGGCGCCACGGCCCTGCGCAAACAACTGTTGCCGCTTGCGCTGCGCATCAATGAAGCGCTCGATGCCTGCGGCTTTCCCTTGTGCACCGGGCAGATCATGGCGAGCAATCCGCAGTGGTGTCTCGACCTGCACGAATGGCGGGAGCGCTTCGCGACATGGATCAGCGAGGGCGACCCGCAGGCGCTCCTCAACGCGAGCATTTTCTTCGACCTGCGCCCCCTCTATGGCGCCTTCGATCTGGCCGAGGCGCTCGCCGACTGGCTCGAAGAGATCGCGCCAGACAATCCGCGCTTTCTTTACCAGATGACGGAGAACGCATTGCGGCGCAAGGCGCCGCTCGGCGTGGTGCGTGATTTCGTGGTCGAGAAGGGGGGCGAATTCGCCGGCACGCTCGATCTTAAACTGCACGCCGCGACGCTGTTCGTCGACGCGGCCCGGATCTACGGCCTCGCCCTTGGCGCTCGCACGAGCAATACGGCGGATCGCTTTCGACGGGCTGGAGAGGCGCAACGCCTGGATCAGCGCGATGTGGATTCGTGGATACAGGCGTTTTATTTCATCCAGAAGCTTCGGCTGGAAAATCAGCAGCGCTGTTATGAGCGTGGCTTGCCTATGCACAATCACGTCAATCCAGACGAACTGGGCCCGCTGACACGGCACGCTCTGCTCGACACGCTTCGCCAGGCGCGTGCCCTACAAAAGCGCCTCGCGTTGGACTACCTCGACACGGGTCGAGGGCTTTGA
- a CDS encoding universal stress protein, with product MIRMLIPVLDHSGAVEAARYAAFMFLERGVTEVELLEVLEPVGEGRAAAFHSRSSLLRHEKQVMLKALIDARTILEEAGVPYRWKRVFGHRTKAVADYAATTRPDVMVIDASHMGFFRRLAVLASLSRRTVTPVTMVH from the coding sequence ATGATACGAATGCTGATTCCCGTCCTCGACCATAGCGGCGCCGTCGAGGCTGCGCGCTACGCCGCGTTCATGTTCCTCGAGCGTGGCGTCACGGAGGTCGAGCTGCTGGAAGTCCTCGAACCGGTCGGGGAGGGGCGGGCGGCAGCCTTCCACTCGCGTAGCTCCCTGTTGCGTCACGAGAAGCAGGTCATGCTGAAAGCGTTGATCGACGCCCGCACGATTCTCGAAGAAGCCGGTGTGCCCTACCGCTGGAAACGCGTCTTCGGCCACCGCACGAAAGCGGTTGCGGATTACGCGGCCACGACCCGGCCCGACGTGATGGTGATCGACGCGAGCCATATGGGCTTCTTTCGCAGGCTGGCCGTGCTCGCGTCGCTGTCGAGGCGCACGGTCACGCCGGTCACGATGGTTCATTGA
- a CDS encoding efflux RND transporter permease subunit gives MNLSALFIRRPVATALLAVAILISGALAYFRLPVAPLPNIAFPVIALQANMAGASPEIMAATVAEPLERRLATIADVNQLTSISYVGSSMIIVVFGLNRDINGAARDVQAAIQAARADLPTTLRSNPTYRQYNPAGAPIMVLALTSDTLTKAQLYDSADSVIQQQLSQVDGVGQITLGGGALPSVRVELEPGKLNSYGIGLEDVRAAIGAANANSAKGHIDQGEQRYVVTSNDQISKAAPYRDVVIAYRDGAPVLLRDVAQVRDSNENIRNAGLYNGKSAVLVIVYPTPGSNVVQTVQQIQSRLPIIEAALPSAIHVNVAIDRSESVRASVADTERTLFIAVLLVVGVVFVFLLSPRATLIPAVALPLSIVGSFGPMYLLGYSIDNLSLMALTIGTGFVVDDAVVVLENIVRHLEAGLDPKEAALRGSAEVGFTVISMSLSLIAVFLPILLMPGIVGLLFHEFAVTLSIAILLSLLISLTITPVMCAYLLSRDRTMHVEARWARWAEAQFERFKNAYARSLAAALDHALAVVLLLIGLLVLNVFLVRLLSGTFFPEQDTGILIGQIIADQSVSFNAMEKKLAQLQAIVKQDPAVASVAGFTGGRALNTANVFIELKPLAQRHLSATEVVNRLRPRLNAVSGARLFLQAQQDLQIGGRQAAAEYQYTLTSDDANALFTWVPKLVTELGKYRGKLEDVNSDLQQNGLQTYVNFSRASAARYGFQPNQIDNVLYDAFGQRTVSTIYNALNQYFVVMEVAPAYWQYPQALNQIFLSTAAGNANGTQQTQMSRATVKAMQQSTAVSSASSASANTNSQNADAEANQQTNSISNSKGGNSSGSADSTAAETMVPLAAMMTFSNSHTATQVNHQSGLVAGTISFNLPAGGSLSEAGQLIAQAERDIGMPASVHGAFAGAAQAYAQSMGAVPLLILAALVVVYLVLGVLYENTVHPLTILSTLPSAGIGATLALLIFGTPFSVIAMIGIILLIGIVKKNGIMMVDVAIQLQRHEGMNARDAIHQAAVVRLRPIMMTTAAAVLGAVPLAIGIGQGASLRQPLGVTVMGGLLVSQVFTLYTTPVIYLYLDRLRARLAKWSARLPWNRRGEAPDTSA, from the coding sequence GTGAACCTCTCGGCGCTCTTCATCCGGCGCCCGGTGGCGACCGCGCTGCTGGCGGTCGCGATCCTGATATCCGGCGCGCTCGCCTATTTCCGCCTGCCGGTCGCGCCGCTGCCGAACATTGCGTTCCCGGTGATCGCACTGCAGGCGAACATGGCGGGCGCGAGTCCCGAGATCATGGCCGCCACGGTCGCCGAGCCGCTGGAGCGGCGCCTTGCCACCATCGCCGACGTGAACCAGCTCACCTCGATCAGTTACGTGGGCTCGTCGATGATCATCGTCGTGTTCGGTCTGAACCGCGATATCAACGGCGCGGCGCGCGACGTGCAGGCCGCCATTCAGGCCGCGCGCGCCGACCTGCCCACCACGCTGCGCAGCAATCCCACGTACCGCCAGTACAATCCGGCCGGCGCACCGATCATGGTGCTCGCACTGACTTCGGACACGCTCACCAAAGCCCAGCTCTATGACTCCGCCGATTCGGTGATCCAGCAGCAGCTATCGCAGGTGGATGGCGTCGGGCAGATCACGCTCGGTGGCGGCGCATTGCCCTCGGTGCGCGTCGAACTGGAACCCGGCAAGCTGAACAGCTACGGCATCGGCCTGGAAGACGTGCGCGCCGCGATCGGCGCGGCCAACGCGAATAGCGCGAAAGGCCATATCGACCAGGGCGAGCAGCGCTATGTGGTCACGTCGAACGACCAGATCAGCAAGGCCGCGCCCTATCGCGACGTGGTGATCGCGTATCGCGACGGCGCGCCCGTCCTGCTGCGCGACGTCGCTCAGGTGCGCGATTCGAATGAGAACATCCGCAACGCCGGGCTCTACAACGGCAAGTCGGCCGTGCTCGTGATCGTCTATCCGACGCCGGGCAGCAACGTGGTGCAGACGGTCCAGCAGATCCAGTCGCGCCTGCCGATCATCGAAGCCGCGTTGCCGAGCGCGATCCACGTGAACGTCGCCATCGACCGCTCGGAGTCGGTGCGGGCCTCGGTGGCCGACACCGAGCGCACGCTGTTCATCGCCGTGCTGCTGGTAGTGGGCGTGGTCTTCGTGTTCCTGCTGTCGCCGCGCGCCACGCTGATTCCGGCGGTCGCGCTGCCGCTGTCGATCGTCGGCTCGTTCGGACCGATGTATCTGCTCGGCTATAGCATCGACAACCTCTCGCTAATGGCGTTGACGATCGGCACCGGCTTCGTGGTCGACGACGCCGTGGTGGTGCTGGAGAACATCGTGCGTCACCTCGAAGCCGGGCTCGATCCAAAGGAAGCCGCGCTGCGCGGCAGCGCCGAGGTCGGCTTCACGGTGATCTCGATGAGCCTCTCGCTGATCGCGGTGTTTCTGCCGATCCTGTTGATGCCCGGCATTGTCGGGCTGCTGTTTCATGAGTTCGCCGTCACGCTCTCGATTGCGATCCTGCTCTCGCTGCTGATTTCGCTGACCATCACGCCGGTCATGTGCGCCTACCTGCTCAGCCGCGACCGCACGATGCATGTAGAGGCGCGCTGGGCGCGCTGGGCCGAGGCGCAGTTCGAGCGCTTCAAGAACGCCTACGCCCGCTCGCTCGCGGCGGCGCTCGATCATGCGCTCGCGGTCGTCCTGCTGTTGATCGGCCTGCTCGTGCTCAACGTGTTCCTGGTCCGGCTGCTATCCGGGACGTTCTTTCCGGAACAGGACACCGGCATCCTGATCGGCCAGATCATTGCCGATCAGAGCGTGTCGTTCAACGCCATGGAAAAGAAGCTCGCGCAATTGCAGGCGATCGTGAAGCAGGACCCTGCGGTGGCATCGGTGGCGGGCTTCACCGGCGGGCGCGCGCTGAACACGGCCAACGTCTTCATCGAACTCAAGCCGCTCGCGCAACGCCATCTGTCGGCGACGGAAGTGGTCAACCGGCTGCGCCCCAGGCTCAATGCCGTGTCGGGCGCGCGGCTTTTCCTGCAGGCGCAGCAGGATCTGCAGATCGGCGGGCGCCAGGCCGCGGCCGAATATCAGTACACCCTGACCAGCGACGATGCGAACGCGCTCTTCACGTGGGTGCCTAAACTCGTCACCGAACTCGGCAAATATCGCGGGAAACTGGAAGACGTGAACTCGGACCTCCAGCAGAACGGCTTGCAGACCTACGTGAACTTCAGCCGCGCGAGCGCCGCGCGTTACGGCTTCCAGCCGAATCAGATCGACAACGTGTTGTACGACGCCTTCGGCCAGCGCACCGTGTCCACCATCTACAACGCGCTGAACCAGTACTTCGTGGTGATGGAGGTCGCGCCGGCCTACTGGCAGTATCCGCAGGCGCTCAACCAGATCTTCCTCAGCACGGCCGCCGGCAACGCGAACGGCACGCAGCAAACGCAGATGTCCCGCGCCACCGTCAAAGCCATGCAGCAGTCGACGGCCGTCAGCAGCGCGTCAAGCGCCAGTGCCAATACCAACTCGCAGAACGCCGACGCCGAAGCGAACCAGCAGACCAACAGCATCTCTAACAGCAAGGGCGGCAATTCCAGCGGCAGCGCCGACAGCACCGCGGCCGAAACCATGGTCCCGCTCGCCGCCATGATGACCTTCTCGAACAGCCACACCGCCACCCAGGTGAATCACCAGAGCGGCCTCGTGGCCGGCACCATCTCGTTCAATCTGCCGGCTGGCGGATCCTTGAGCGAAGCCGGCCAGCTCATTGCGCAGGCCGAGCGCGACATCGGCATGCCCGCGTCGGTGCACGGCGCGTTCGCGGGCGCCGCGCAGGCCTACGCGCAGTCCATGGGCGCCGTCCCGCTGCTGATTCTCGCCGCACTGGTGGTGGTCTACCTCGTGCTCGGAGTACTGTACGAGAATACGGTTCACCCGCTCACGATCCTGTCGACGCTGCCGTCGGCCGGCATCGGTGCGACACTCGCGCTGCTGATTTTCGGCACGCCGTTTTCGGTGATCGCGATGATCGGCATCATCCTTCTGATCGGCATCGTCAAGAAAAACGGCATCATGATGGTCGACGTCGCGATCCAGCTGCAACGCCATGAAGGCATGAATGCGCGCGATGCGATTCACCAGGCCGCCGTAGTGCGGCTGCGCCCGATCATGATGACGACCGCGGCCGCCGTGCTGGGCGCGGTGCCGCTTGCGATCGGCATCGGCCAAGGTGCGTCGTTGCGCCAGCCGCTCGGGGTGACGGTCATGGGCGGCCTGCTCGTGAGCCAGGTGTTCACGTTGTACACGACGCCGGTGATCTACCTGTACCTCGACCGGCTACGCGCGCGACTCGCGAAATGGTCGGCGCGCCTGCCATGGAATCGCCGCGGAGAAGCACCAGATACGAGCGCATGA